The [Clostridium] scindens ATCC 35704 nucleotide sequence TTGCGATGATTGCCTCAGCAGGAATTTCTATTTTAATTACTGCTTTTTGGGGAAATGCAGCAGCCATTGCACTGGCAGGAACAAAATGGAGTCTGGTCGTGATTTTTGTGGTATGCATCGTATTACTTCGGAAAATCAAGATGAATCCAATCTGGGTTATGGTTCTGGCAGGGGTTATGAAGGTTGGAATATCATTCATTGGAGGATAAAGAATGAGGAATATAAGTGTATTAGTGAAGCCGGCATCCGGGATGTGCAATATGACATGTGATTACTGTTTTTACTGTGATGAAGCAGCCAAAAGAGAGCAGGAATTCTATGGAATGATGAGTGAAGATACTCTAAAGAATTTGATTCGCAGAACAATGCTTCAGGCAGAAGGTGTTGCGAGCTACACCTGGCAGGGCGGAGAACCGTCACTTCGTGGACTGGAGTTTTTCCGGAGGGCAGTCTGGTTTCAGAAAAAATATAATCGAAACCATGTACGGGTGATCAATGCATTTCAGACAAACGGATATGCAGTTACAAAGGAATGGTGTGAATTCTTTAAAGAAAATCAATTCCTGGTTGGATTATCAGTAGATGGTACTGCCAGGATACATAATTCTATGCGTCACAGTAAGAATGGGGAAGATACGTTTGAGCGGATAAATAAGACTGCAAAGTTACTGGATAAATATGGTGTGGAGTATAATATTTTAACAGTGGTAACACCAAAGATTGCTGAAAATATAAAAGAAATTTATTCGTTTTACCGGCAGCAGGGATGGCATTACCAACAATATATTGCCTGTCTGGATCCATATGGAGAAGAACATGGAAAAACTGCATATTCAATTAAGCCAGAACAGTATGGAAAGTTTTTGATGGAACTATTTGGGTTATGGTATGAAGACCTGAAAAAAGGATGTCATCCGTATATCAGACAGTTTGAAAATTATGTGGGGCTGGCAGCAGGGTATATGGCTGAGTCCTGTGAACAGAGGGGGCAGTGTGGAATTCAGTATGTAGTGGAAGCGGATGGCAGCGTGTATCCTTGTGATTTTTTTGTGCTGGACGACTTTTACCTGGGAAATCTGAATACGGACATTATTTCAGAGATTGATGAAAAACGTAAAGAGTTAGGATTTGAGGAACGTTCAATGGAGCTTGATTTAAAATGTAAAAAGTGCAGGTACTACAGACTTTGCGGAGGCGGATGTATGAGAAACCGGGAGCAGGGGGACTCCGGATATTTGAATTACTTTTGCGAAGGATATCAAATATTTTTTGAACATTGTTATGAACAAATCATGGAACTTGGAAATCGTGTAAATTGTTGATGGTTTATGAGAGAAAAAGTGCATATTGCTTATAATTTTGTGCATGTACAGA carries:
- a CDS encoding anaerobic sulfatase maturase, whose protein sequence is MRNISVLVKPASGMCNMTCDYCFYCDEAAKREQEFYGMMSEDTLKNLIRRTMLQAEGVASYTWQGGEPSLRGLEFFRRAVWFQKKYNRNHVRVINAFQTNGYAVTKEWCEFFKENQFLVGLSVDGTARIHNSMRHSKNGEDTFERINKTAKLLDKYGVEYNILTVVTPKIAENIKEIYSFYRQQGWHYQQYIACLDPYGEEHGKTAYSIKPEQYGKFLMELFGLWYEDLKKGCHPYIRQFENYVGLAAGYMAESCEQRGQCGIQYVVEADGSVYPCDFFVLDDFYLGNLNTDIISEIDEKRKELGFEERSMELDLKCKKCRYYRLCGGGCMRNREQGDSGYLNYFCEGYQIFFEHCYEQIMELGNRVNC